One stretch of Halobaculum marinum DNA includes these proteins:
- a CDS encoding Cdc6/Cdc18 family protein encodes MTRDETTTDGADDDGPDTVGDGSTQGEERTEARESDVDPDTTADTDPDAEDVPADDVPADDVPTDDIPADDTSTDPEADDDTGSTDPTDPTDTDAPNVDGNAFQFGSGSRSRADVDLDVDEVLADDDGASTGLFDDLLSGEPIFENKEVLRPSYTPHELPHRSDQINKMATILVSALRGETPSNILIYGKTGTGKTASAKFVSQELESTSQKYDVPCEVEYINCEVTDTQYRVLAQLANKFIEKNEAVIDGKLDDLRELRSAATDHPDALADSEFDSVDAVDERIAELEADRDDIEEVPMTGWPTDRVYTTFFDAVDYHERVVVIMLDEIDKLVEKSGDDTLYNLSRMNSELNNSRISIMGISNDLKFTDFLDPRVKSSLGEEEIVFPPYDANQLRDILQHRSDIAFKGDALTEDVIPLCAAFAAQEHGDARRALDLLRTAGELAERSQADLVEEAHVRQAQDKIELDRVVEVVRTLPTQSKIVLFSIILLEQNGVHNVNTGEVFNIYKRLCEEIDADVLTQRRVTDLISELDMLGIVNAVVVSKGRYGRTKEISLSVPVEETEAVLLSDSRLGDIEDVQPFVQARFDN; translated from the coding sequence ATGACACGGGACGAGACAACCACCGACGGCGCGGACGACGACGGACCCGACACCGTAGGCGACGGGTCTACGCAGGGCGAGGAACGGACCGAGGCGAGAGAGTCGGACGTCGATCCAGACACGACTGCCGACACCGACCCCGACGCCGAGGACGTCCCCGCAGACGACGTTCCCGCCGACGATGTCCCCACCGACGACATCCCCGCCGACGACACTTCTACCGACCCCGAGGCTGACGACGACACCGGTTCGACCGACCCGACCGACCCGACCGACACGGACGCGCCGAACGTCGACGGCAACGCCTTCCAGTTCGGGTCGGGGTCCCGCTCGCGCGCCGACGTCGACCTCGACGTCGACGAGGTGCTGGCCGACGACGACGGCGCCAGCACCGGCCTGTTCGACGACCTCCTCTCGGGAGAACCGATCTTCGAGAACAAGGAGGTGCTGCGCCCGTCCTACACGCCACACGAACTCCCCCACCGGTCCGACCAGATCAACAAGATGGCGACCATCCTCGTGTCCGCCCTGCGCGGGGAGACGCCGTCGAACATCCTCATCTACGGGAAGACGGGGACGGGGAAGACGGCGTCCGCGAAGTTCGTCTCCCAGGAACTGGAGTCGACGAGCCAGAAGTACGACGTGCCCTGCGAGGTCGAGTACATCAACTGCGAGGTGACGGACACGCAGTATCGCGTGCTCGCGCAACTCGCGAACAAGTTCATCGAGAAGAACGAGGCGGTCATCGACGGGAAACTCGACGACCTCCGCGAACTCCGGTCGGCGGCGACCGACCACCCCGACGCACTCGCCGACTCGGAGTTCGACTCCGTCGACGCCGTCGACGAGCGCATCGCCGAACTCGAGGCCGACCGCGACGACATCGAGGAGGTGCCGATGACCGGGTGGCCGACCGACCGCGTGTACACGACGTTCTTCGACGCCGTCGACTACCACGAGCGCGTGGTCGTCATCATGCTCGACGAGATCGACAAACTCGTCGAGAAGTCCGGCGACGACACGCTGTACAACCTCTCGCGGATGAACTCGGAGTTGAACAACTCCCGGATCTCCATCATGGGGATCTCGAACGACCTGAAGTTCACCGACTTCCTCGACCCCCGCGTCAAGTCGAGCCTCGGCGAAGAGGAGATCGTGTTCCCACCGTACGACGCGAACCAACTCCGGGACATCCTCCAGCACCGCTCGGACATCGCGTTCAAGGGCGACGCGCTCACAGAGGACGTGATCCCGCTGTGTGCGGCGTTCGCAGCCCAGGAGCACGGCGACGCCCGCCGCGCGCTCGACCTGCTTCGCACTGCGGGCGAACTCGCCGAGCGCTCGCAGGCTGACCTGGTCGAGGAGGCACACGTCCGGCAAGCACAGGACAAAATCGAGTTGGACCGCGTCGTCGAGGTCGTCCGCACGCTCCCGACGCAGAGTAAGATCGTCCTGTTCTCGATCATCCTCCTGGAGCAGAACGGCGTCCACAACGTCAACACCGGCGAGGTGTTCAACATCTACAAGCGCCTCTGTGAGGAGATCGACGCCGACGTACTCACCCAGCGCCGCGTCACCGACCTCATCTCCGAGTTGGACATGCTCGGCATCGTCAACGCCGTCGTCGTCTCGAAGGGTCGCTACGGGCGGACGAAGGAGATCAGCCTCTCGGTCCCCGTCGAGGAGACCGAGGCTGTCCTCCTCTCGGACTCCCGCCTCGGCGACATCGAGGACGTCCAGCCGTTCGTCCAGGCCCGCTTCGACAACTGA
- a CDS encoding S26 family signal peptidase, translating to MSDDGRSPDDPLSRFLHADSGALLFVREVLSSALAVAFVGLLLFAIAGVWPPMVAVESGSMEPHMERGDLVFITEPDRFAPDAAYGDTGVVTYETGSETGYSTFGMAGSVVVYRPPGEGGPPIIHRARLHVEQGENWVDRANTDYLPANSCDRVPSCPAPYDGFITKGDANSQYDQVSGIAPVVKTEWVRGVARVRVPYLGYVRLVFSEAVLAQSNPPVGVVSGTDSAATTTTDAASDPTPTPVVGVR from the coding sequence ATGAGCGACGACGGGCGGTCGCCCGACGACCCGCTGTCTCGGTTCCTCCACGCGGACAGCGGTGCGCTGCTGTTCGTTCGCGAGGTGCTCTCCTCGGCGCTGGCGGTCGCGTTCGTCGGCCTGCTGCTGTTCGCTATCGCCGGCGTCTGGCCGCCGATGGTCGCCGTCGAGTCCGGGAGCATGGAGCCGCACATGGAGCGGGGCGACCTCGTGTTCATCACCGAACCGGACCGCTTCGCCCCCGACGCCGCCTACGGCGACACCGGCGTCGTCACTTACGAGACGGGGAGCGAGACGGGGTACTCGACGTTCGGGATGGCGGGGTCGGTCGTCGTCTACCGACCGCCCGGGGAGGGTGGCCCGCCGATCATCCACCGCGCACGGTTGCACGTGGAGCAGGGGGAGAACTGGGTCGACCGCGCGAACACCGACTACCTCCCGGCGAACTCGTGTGACCGTGTCCCCTCGTGTCCCGCCCCCTACGACGGGTTCATCACGAAGGGTGACGCCAACTCCCAGTACGACCAGGTCAGCGGCATCGCGCCCGTCGTGAAAACCGAGTGGGTCCGCGGCGTCGCGCGCGTCCGCGTCCCGTACCTCGGCTACGTCCGCCTCGTCTTCTCTGAGGCAGTGTTAGCACAGTCGAATCCGCCGGTCGGCGTGGTGAGCGGTACCGACTCGGCTGCGACGACGACCACCGACGCGGCTTCGGACCCGACACCGACTCCCGTCGTGGGCGTCCGATAG
- a CDS encoding DNA-directed DNA polymerase II small subunit, producing MPLESSSRVVQALTRRGFNAEREAVTLIAESEAPELALEAAIEAAPDDALVLSVAHVREALDAGPVADPAAVDDAPSTDQSATDTAAATTTDDTADPSGSTGVADANSPHTGGNAPHETGGSTVGSRSPPTPVVANDMTGQSTGTGAYDEFVGVFRDRYERLAGQLRGRVNHRPADSIESMGGGADVEMIGLVNDIRSTASGHWLIELEDTTGTFPCLVMKDRDIADLVNELLMDECIAVSGTLADDAGIVFVDAIHFPDVPRTHRPNTADRHVQAALISDVHVGSQEFLGDAWSRFADWLHTEEAEHVEHLLIAGDMVEGVGVYPNQDEELTIIDIYEQYETFAEHLKEVPGDMEIVMIPGNHDAVRLAEPQPGFDEELREIMNAHDPQIVSNPAMVDVEGVNILMYHGVSLDEVIAELPAEKASYDEPHKAMYQLLKKRHVAPQFGGRTRVAPEERDYLVIDDVPDVFHTGHVHKLGWGKYHNVLAVNSGCWQAQTDFQKSVNIDPDAGFAPILDLDTLEMTVRKFA from the coding sequence GTGCCGCTGGAGTCCTCCTCGCGCGTCGTGCAAGCCCTCACCCGCCGTGGGTTCAACGCCGAGCGGGAGGCAGTCACCCTCATCGCCGAGTCCGAGGCGCCCGAACTCGCACTGGAGGCGGCCATCGAGGCCGCCCCGGACGACGCGCTCGTCCTCAGCGTCGCGCACGTCCGCGAGGCGCTCGACGCCGGCCCCGTCGCCGACCCCGCGGCGGTGGATGACGCACCCAGCACCGACCAGTCTGCGACCGATACAGCCGCCGCAACGACCACAGACGACACCGCAGACCCCTCCGGTTCGACTGGAGTCGCCGACGCGAACTCACCCCACACGGGTGGGAACGCTCCACACGAAACGGGGGGGTCCACCGTCGGGAGCCGCTCGCCGCCCACACCGGTCGTCGCCAACGACATGACCGGCCAGTCGACCGGGACGGGCGCGTACGACGAGTTCGTCGGCGTGTTCCGCGACCGCTACGAGCGACTCGCCGGCCAACTCCGCGGGCGCGTGAACCACCGCCCCGCCGACTCCATCGAGTCGATGGGCGGCGGCGCCGACGTGGAGATGATCGGCCTCGTCAACGACATCCGCTCGACGGCCTCCGGCCACTGGCTGATCGAGTTGGAGGACACGACGGGGACGTTCCCGTGTCTGGTGATGAAAGACCGCGACATCGCGGACCTCGTCAACGAACTCCTCATGGACGAGTGTATCGCCGTCTCGGGGACCCTCGCCGACGACGCGGGCATCGTGTTCGTCGACGCCATCCACTTCCCGGACGTCCCCCGCACCCACCGCCCGAACACCGCCGACCGCCACGTGCAGGCGGCGCTCATCTCCGACGTGCACGTCGGCTCCCAGGAGTTCCTCGGGGACGCGTGGTCGCGTTTCGCCGACTGGCTCCACACCGAGGAGGCCGAGCACGTCGAGCACCTCCTCATCGCGGGCGACATGGTCGAGGGGGTCGGCGTCTACCCGAACCAGGACGAGGAGCTGACGATCATCGACATCTACGAGCAGTACGAGACGTTCGCGGAGCACCTCAAGGAGGTGCCCGGCGACATGGAGATCGTCATGATCCCCGGCAACCACGACGCCGTCCGCCTCGCCGAACCCCAACCCGGCTTCGACGAGGAACTCCGGGAGATCATGAACGCCCACGACCCCCAGATCGTGAGCAACCCCGCGATGGTCGACGTCGAGGGCGTGAACATCCTCATGTACCACGGCGTCTCGCTGGACGAGGTGATCGCGGAGTTGCCCGCCGAGAAGGCCAGCTACGACGAGCCACACAAGGCGATGTACCAACTCCTGAAGAAGCGCCACGTCGCCCCGCAGTTCGGGGGTCGCACCCGTGTGGCGCCCGAGGAGCGCGACTACCTCGTCATCGACGACGTGCCCGACGTGTTCCACACCGGCCACGTCCACAAGCTCGGGTGGGGGAAGTACCACAACGTCCTCGCGGTCAACTCCGGCTGCTGGCAGGCCCAGACGGACTTCCAGAAGTCCGTCAACATCGACCCCGACGCCGGCTTCGCGCCCATCCTCGACCTCGACACCCTGGAGATGACCGTCCGGAAGTTCGCCTGA